Proteins from one Parvibaculum lavamentivorans DS-1 genomic window:
- a CDS encoding low molecular weight phosphatase family protein, which translates to MMMATGGARPERKEPLPASVLFACNLNTIRSTMAEAILKKLQGSRIFVDSAGVAPAGEADPFTAEVLREEGMAPPASGPKGFDDLEETSFDLIVALTPEARDEAEKFTRSSATDVEFWAIDDPLASPTGGNRDRRLAAYRELRNQLHRLIESRFPRKESAAG; encoded by the coding sequence ATGATGATGGCCACCGGTGGAGCAAGACCCGAGCGCAAGGAACCGCTGCCCGCTTCCGTTCTCTTCGCCTGCAACCTGAATACCATCCGCTCGACCATGGCCGAGGCGATCCTGAAGAAACTTCAGGGAAGCCGTATCTTCGTCGATTCGGCAGGTGTCGCCCCCGCCGGGGAGGCGGACCCCTTCACGGCGGAAGTGCTGCGCGAGGAGGGCATGGCCCCGCCCGCAAGCGGACCCAAGGGGTTCGACGATCTCGAGGAAACGAGCTTCGACCTCATTGTCGCGCTCACGCCCGAAGCGCGCGACGAGGCGGAAAAATTTACCCGCTCCTCCGCCACCGATGTCGAATTCTGGGCGATAGACGACCCGCTCGCCTCGCCCACCGGCGGCAACCGCGACCGCCGCCTCGCCGCCTACCGCGAACTCCGCAACCAGCTCCACCGCCTGATCGAATCCCGCTTCCCCCGCAAGGAAAGCGCGGCGGGGTAG
- a CDS encoding UPF0262 family protein, with amino-acid sequence MPDQSAHDSNEETAAPAGATFRIVDLVLDERTVMRRSPDVEHERKVAIFDLLEENHFAPVGSDGGPYVLHLAIEENRLVFDIRLEPSEPHGKVLLSLTPFRRIIKDYFMICESYYDAIKTAAPAQIEAIDMGRRGLHNEGSELLKERLAGKIDMDFDTARRLFTLICVLHIKG; translated from the coding sequence ATGCCCGACCAGAGCGCTCATGACAGCAACGAGGAAACCGCCGCGCCCGCAGGCGCGACGTTTCGCATCGTCGATCTCGTCCTCGACGAGCGCACCGTCATGCGCCGCAGCCCGGATGTCGAGCATGAGCGAAAGGTCGCGATCTTCGATCTCTTGGAGGAAAACCATTTCGCGCCGGTCGGCAGCGACGGGGGGCCTTACGTGCTCCACCTCGCCATCGAGGAAAACCGCCTCGTCTTCGACATCCGTCTCGAGCCGTCCGAGCCGCATGGGAAGGTCCTCCTGTCGCTCACGCCCTTCCGCCGGATCATCAAGGACTACTTCATGATCTGCGAAAGCTATTACGACGCGATCAAGACGGCCGCGCCCGCGCAGATCGAAGCGATAGACATGGGCCGCCGCGGTCTCCACAACGAAGGTTCCGAGCTGTTGAAGGAGCGTCTCGCGGGCAAGATCGACATGGATTTCGATACCGCGCGCCGCCTCTTCACACTCATCTGTGTACTGCATATCAAGGGATGA